The Athene noctua chromosome 23, bAthNoc1.hap1.1, whole genome shotgun sequence genome window below encodes:
- the TMEM81 gene encoding transmembrane protein 81, translating to MKTLGKNHILRILPCAFYLPLVVSIQKITIPAHLKSAVVKIPVNSTSCSVTCGLGFKLEELCEITAEGQRRNCSLHRSECLTSWVCGLRHFTVPVGKPFQFSCLTSGTAGLGSRAYSYKWRLARGLITTNDALFKPFKNPDSVIRFSPTKESDAGTYRCDVQMSKTFRIIKRVYFGVTVIQNDLVDLNFQKFLTWEQKLTAKKQGEPTENRTHEEVQEEQHFCQGELFYECLVGVGSGMIGGVLVSMALCFLRKMLRRRAAK from the coding sequence ATGAAGACCCTGGGGAAGAACCACATCCTTAGGATATTACCTTGTGCTTTCTATCTGCCATTGGTAGTTTCCATTCAAAAAATTACCATCCCAGCACACCTGAAGTCGGCTGTAGTGAAAATCCCGGTCAACAGCACATCCTGCAGCGTCACCTGCGGGCTGGGCTTCAAACTGGAGGAGCTGTGTGAGATCACTGCTGAGGGCCAGAGGAGGAATTGCAGCTTGCACAGGTCCGAGTGCCTGACCAGCTGGGTCTGTGGCTTACGCCACTTCACCGTCCCTGTGGGCAAACCCTTCCAGTTCAGCTGCCTGACCTCGGGCACCGCCGGCTTGGGGAGCCGAGCCTATAGCTATAAGTGGAGGCTTGCCCGAGGCCTTATCACCACAAACGATGCACTGTTCAAACCTTTCAAAAACCCTGATTCCGTCATCAGATTTTCCCCTACCAAGGAGTCTGATGCAGGGACTTACCGATGCGATGTGCAGATGTCGAAGACGTTCAGAATCATCAAGAGGGTCTACTTTGGGGTCACAGTGATCCAGAATGATTTGGTGGATCTGAACTTTCAAAAATTCTTGACTTGGGAACAGAAGTTAACAGCAAAGAAGCAGGGAGAACCCACAGAAAACCGCACCCATGAAGAAGTGCAAGAAGAGCAGCACTTTTGTCAAGGAGAATTGTTTTATGAATGCTTGGTAGGAGTTGGAAGTGGAATGATAGGGGGAGTCTTGGTGAGCATGGCGCTCTGCTTCTTGCGGAAGATGTTGAGAAGGAGAGCTGCAAAGTAA
- the CNTN2 gene encoding contactin-2 — protein MGSAAGFVRTSLAVVTVLVWCHAQSSTRNYGPVFEEQPVHTLFPEGSAEEKVTLACRARASPPATYRWKMNGTDIKMEPDSRYRLVAGDLVISNPVKAKDAGSYQCVASNSRGTVVSREASLRFGFLQEFSAEERDPVKITEGWGVMFACSPPPHYPGLSYRWLLNEFPNFIPADGRRFVSQTTGNLYIAKTEASDLGNYSCFATSHIDFITKSVFSKFSRLSLAAEDARQYAPSIKARFPADTYALAGQMVTLECFAFGNPVPRIKWRKLDGSQSSKWIGSEPLLQIQDVDFEDEGTYECEAENIKGRDTYQGRIIIQAQPEWLEVIADTEADIGSDLRWSCAAAGKPRPAVRWLRDGQPLSSQNRIEVSGGELRFSKLVLEDSGMYQCVAENKHGTVYASAELTVQALAPDFRLNPVKRLIPAARSGKVIIPCQPRAAPKATILWTKGTELLINSSRVTITTDGTLILQNISKSDEGKYTCFAENFMGKANSTGILSVRDATKITLAPSSADINVGENLTLQCHASHDPTMDLTFTWSLDDFPIDFDKSEGHYRRASVKEAIGDLSIFNTQLKHSGRYTCTAQTVVDSASESATLTVRGPPGPPGGVVVRDISDTTVQLSWSRGFDNHSPIARYIVEARTLLSPKWKQMRTNPVNIEGNAETAQVVNLIPWMDYEFRVLASNILGVGEPSLPSSKIRTKEAAPTVAPSGLSGGGGAPNELIINWTPTLRDYQNGDGFGYILSFRKKGTQGWLTARVPHAESLHYVYRNESIGPYTPFEVKIKAYNRKGEGPESLTAIVYSAEEEPKVAPFRVIAKAVLSSEMDVSWEPVEQGDMTGVLLGYEIRYWKDGDKEEAADRVRTAGLVTSAHVTGLNPNTKYHVSVRAYNRAGTGPPSPSTNVTTTKPPPTRPPGNISWTFSGSTVSIKWDPVVAKADESAVTGYKMLYRQDSHSAPTLYLASKSRIDIPVPEDFTHAFVQIRVTGPGGDGIPAEVHILRNSGTSMMVEDSVSRPVPHAVIITTNSLVMVALISYLEL, from the exons ATGGGAAGCGCCGCTGGATTTGTCCGCACATCCCTGGCTGTCGTCACTGTTCTGG TTTGGTGCCACGCACAGAGTAGCACAAGGAACTACGGGCCGGTGTTTGAGGAGCAGCCTGTCCACACCCTCTTCCCTGAAGGTTCAGCAGAAGAGAAAGTCACGCTGGCTTGCCGAGCAAGAGCCAGTCCTCCTGCGACCTACAG GTGGAAGATGAACGGCACAGACAtaaagatggagccagactcccGTTACAGGCTGGTTGCAGGTGACCTAGTGATAAGCAACCCAGTGAAAGCCAAGGACGCTGGCTCCTACCAGTGCGTGGCATCTAATTCCAGGGGCACGGTGGTCAGCAGGGAAGCCTCCCTCCGCTTTGGCT TTTTGCAGGAATTCTCTGCAGAAGAGCGAGACCCCGTGAAGATTACAGAAGGCTGGGGAGTGATGTTTGCCTGCAGCCCTCCTCCCCATTACCCAG GTTTATCCTACCGATGGCTCCTGAATGAGTTTCCCAATTTCATCCCAGCCGATGGAAGGCGTTTCGTCTCTCAGACCACAGGAAACCTTTACATTGCCAAGACAGAGGCTTCCGACCTGGGGAACTACTCATGCTTTGCCACCAGCCACATCGACTTCATCACCAAGAGCGTTTTCAGCAAGTTCTCCCGGCTCAGCCTCGCTGCAGAGG ATGCCAGGCAGTACGCACCCAGCATAAAAGCCAGGTTTCCTGCAGACACCTACGCTCTGGCTGGGCAGATGGTGACTTTGGAGTGTTTTGCCTTTGGAAA CCCCGTTCCTCGAATAAAGTGGAGGAAACTGGACGGCTCGCAGTCCTCCAAGTGGATCGGCAGCGAGCCCCTCCTGCAGATCCAGGATGTTGACTTTGAGGATGAAGGCACTTATGAGTGTGAGGCTGAAAACATCAAAGGGAGAGACACCTACCAGGGCCGCATCATCATTCAAG CTCAGCCGGAGTGGCTGGAGGTGATCGCGGACACGGAAGCCGACATCGGGTCCGACCTGCGCTGGAGCTGCGCGGCCGCCGGCAAACCCAGGCCCGCGGTGCGATGGCTGCGGGACGGGCAGCCCCTGAGCTCCCAG AACCGCATCGAAGTGAGCGGTGGAGAGCTGAGATTTTCCAAGCTAGTCCTGGAGGACTCTGGCATGTATCAGTGTGTGGCTGAGAACAAGCATGGCACAGTATATGCAAGTGCTGAATTAACAGTGCAAG CCTTAGCACCAGATTTTAGACTAAATCCAGTGAAGCGACTGATACCTGCAGCCCGAAGTGGGAAGGTCATCATCCCATGCCAACCAAGAGCAGCACCAAAAGCCACTATACTCTGGACCAAAGGGACTGAACTTCTGATCAACAGTAGCAG GGTGACTATTACCACAGATGGCACCTTGATCCTCCAGAATATCAGCAAATCTGATGAGGGAAAGTATACCTGCTTTGCTGAGAATTTCATGGGCAAAGCCAACAGTACTGGAATCCTCTCTGTTCGAG ATGCCACCAAAATCACATTGGCACCATCTAGTGCTGATATCAACGTAGGTGAAAACCTGACTCTGCAATGTCACGCGTCCCACGATCCAACTATGGACCTAACCTTCACCTGGTCGCTAGATGATTTCCCCATTGACTTCGACAAGTCCGAGGGGCACTACCGGCGGGCCAGTGTG AAGGAAGCTATTGGAGACCTCAGCATCTTCAACACGCAGCTGAAGCACTCGGGGCGGTACACGTGTACAGCCCAGACAGTTGTGGACAGTGCTTCGGAGTCAGCCACGCTGACTGTCAGAG GACCCCCAGGCCCTCCTGGGGGTGTTGTGGTGAGAGACATCAGTGACACCACCGTCCAGCTGAGCTGGAGCCGTGGCTTTGATAACCACAGCCCTATAGCCAGGTACATCGTCGAGGCACGGACCCTCCTCTCCCCCAAATGGAAGCAAATGCGCACCA ATCCTGTAAATATTGAAGGCAACGCAGAGACAGCCCAGGTGGTGAATCTCATTCCCTGGATGGATTACGAGTTTCGGGTCTTAGCGAGTAACATTCTTGGAGTTGGGGAGCCAAGTTTACCCTCCAGCAAAATCCGCACCAAAGAAGCAG CACCTACTGTGGCACCATCTGGGCTCAGCGGAGGTGGAGGGGCTCCCAACGAGCTGATCATCAACTGGACG CCGACGCTGCGGGACTATCAGAACGGAGATGGCTTTGGCTACATCTTGTCGTTTCGCAAGAAAGGCACCCAGGGGTGGCTGACAGCAAGGGTGCCGCACGCAGAATCGCTGCACTACGTCTACCGCAACGAGAGCATCGGTCCCTACACCCCCTTTGAAGTGAAGATCAAAGCGTACAACAGGAAAGGAGAGGGACCAGAGAGCCTCACTGCCATCGTGTACTCTGCAGAAGAAG AGCCAAAAGTCGCTCCTTTCAGAGTTATAGCCAAAGCTGTCCTGTCCTCAGAAATGGATGTGTCCTGGGAGCCCGTTGAGCAGGGAGACATGACTGGAGTGCTTCTGGGCTACGAG ATCCGGTACTGGAAGGACGGTGATAAAGAGGAGGCAGCTGACAGAGTGAGAACAGCAGGGCTGGTCACATCGGCTCATGTAACAGGCCTAAACCCCAACACGAAATACCACGTGTCAGTCAGAGCTTACAACCGGGCTGGAACgggcccccccagtccctccacCAACGTCACGACAACAAAACCAC CACCAACGAGGCCACCTGGCAACATCTCCTGGACTTTTTCTGGGTCTACAGTCAGCATCAAGTGGGACCCAGTGGTGGCGAAGGCAGATGAGTCTGCAGTTACGGGGTACAAG ATGCTTTACAGGCAGGATTCCCACTCTGCTCCCACCCTATACCTGGCCAGCAAGAGCCGGATTGACATCCCCGTCCCCGAAGACTTCACTCACGCCTTTGTACAGATCAGGGTGACAGGCCCTGGGGGAGATGGAATCCCAGCAGAAGTTCACATCCTCCGAAATAGTG GGACAAGTATGATGGTGGAAGACTCTGTGTCGAGGCCGGTGCCACACGCTGTCATTATCACAACTAACTCTCTGGTAATGGTGGCCCTCATCAGCTACCTGGAGCTCTGA